In Rheinheimera sp. MM224, one DNA window encodes the following:
- a CDS encoding M61 family metallopeptidase, with protein MSSSAYSWAQVNYQISITEPAHHLAQVRVELQATEAKPLTLMLPAWRSGKYQILDLAKAVTGFSAVDAQGKAIRWQKTEKSSWTLEPATSGKVVVQYTVYANELGERTRHIDETHAYINSSAFLMFSNEQRSEAVSVQLNVPQGWRSFSGMNKGDNEHQFVAANYDVLADSPIETGINQHLSFAADGRDYDLVIWGEGNYNAAQMQKDLAKLVQQTEAIWQGYPYQRYVFIVHATDGARGATEHLNSTVIQRDRFTFGKREDYLAFLSTASHELVHTWNVKAYRPAELVPYDYLNPNYSKLLWISEGSTSYFQNQLLLRAGLMTKEEFYADLTKRLDKFVHTPGRLVQSVSESSFDSWISLGGDHGTNFGVNIYSEGYIASWLMDELILKQSGRKASYRELHNQLYQRFGKTTAFTAKDVIDIASELTGEDQNPWWQQQVEKPLNFEIEQLLASFGLQWQQDKKREIFSGVTAENKEGFALVKKVERDSPAWKAGFTSEDLIVAVSGLQLKADLAERLKDFKAGDKVQISYFRQGRLQHQPLVLADQAKGAGKVVPVAKPSRQQKAMHQAWLGVDL; from the coding sequence ATGAGCAGCTCTGCATACAGTTGGGCACAAGTGAACTACCAAATTAGTATCACTGAACCTGCGCATCATCTGGCACAAGTTCGTGTTGAACTGCAGGCGACAGAGGCAAAACCTTTGACCTTAATGCTGCCAGCCTGGCGCAGCGGTAAATACCAAATTCTGGATTTAGCCAAAGCTGTAACTGGTTTTAGTGCTGTGGATGCTCAGGGCAAAGCTATTCGCTGGCAAAAAACGGAGAAAAGCAGCTGGACTTTAGAACCAGCAACATCAGGCAAAGTAGTAGTGCAATATACTGTCTATGCCAACGAGCTGGGTGAGCGCACCCGCCATATTGATGAAACTCATGCCTATATCAACTCCAGCGCCTTTTTAATGTTTAGCAATGAGCAAAGATCTGAAGCTGTGTCTGTGCAGTTAAATGTACCGCAAGGTTGGCGTTCGTTCTCTGGTATGAACAAAGGGGATAACGAACATCAATTTGTCGCAGCTAATTATGATGTGTTGGCTGATTCTCCTATTGAAACCGGTATTAATCAGCATTTAAGTTTTGCGGCGGATGGTCGTGACTATGACCTGGTGATTTGGGGCGAAGGTAATTACAACGCCGCCCAAATGCAAAAAGACTTAGCAAAGCTGGTGCAGCAAACGGAAGCTATTTGGCAAGGTTACCCTTATCAACGTTATGTCTTTATTGTGCACGCTACTGACGGCGCGCGTGGTGCGACTGAGCATTTAAATTCAACAGTGATCCAAAGAGACAGATTTACCTTTGGCAAACGAGAAGATTATCTGGCGTTTTTAAGCACTGCTTCTCATGAGCTGGTGCATACCTGGAACGTAAAAGCTTACAGGCCAGCTGAATTAGTACCTTATGATTATCTGAACCCTAACTACAGTAAATTGTTATGGATTTCAGAAGGTTCCACCAGTTATTTCCAAAACCAACTGCTGTTGCGTGCAGGTTTAATGACCAAAGAAGAGTTTTATGCTGACCTTACAAAACGGCTGGATAAATTCGTTCATACGCCTGGCCGTTTGGTGCAATCGGTGTCAGAAAGTAGTTTTGACAGCTGGATAAGTTTAGGTGGCGATCATGGTACTAACTTTGGTGTAAATATTTACTCTGAAGGTTATATCGCCAGCTGGCTGATGGACGAACTGATTTTAAAGCAGTCAGGCCGCAAAGCCAGCTATAGAGAACTGCATAATCAGTTGTATCAACGTTTTGGTAAAACCACAGCTTTTACTGCAAAAGACGTTATTGATATTGCTTCTGAACTGACTGGCGAAGATCAAAACCCTTGGTGGCAACAGCAAGTAGAAAAACCGCTGAACTTTGAGATCGAACAGCTGTTGGCCAGTTTTGGTTTGCAGTGGCAACAGGATAAAAAACGTGAAATTTTCTCTGGTGTAACAGCCGAAAACAAAGAGGGTTTTGCGCTGGTGAAAAAGGTAGAACGTGATAGTCCGGCCTGGAAAGCGGGTTTTACCTCGGAAGATTTGATAGTGGCTGTCAGCGGCTTGCAACTAAAAGCCGATTTGGCTGAGCGCTTAAAAGATTTCAAAGCAGGCGACAAAGTACAAATAAGCTATTTCCGGCAGGGCCGTTTACAACATCAACCCTTAGTCTTGGCGGATCAAGCCAAAGGTGCAGGTAAAGTAGTGCCGGTGGCTAAACCAAGCCGTCAGCAAAAAGCTATGCATCAGGCATGGTTGGGTGTGGATCTTTAG
- a CDS encoding LysR family transcriptional regulator, with product MRGSDFAELKAFVAVVERQSFARAAEHLGLSPSALSQTIRQLEGRIGARLLNRTTRSVAPSASGELLYMRIAPLFREMTDAVAEVSEATGQVSGTLRINTLGIAARTIIAPRLARFHQVHPDVILDIVVDDSLTDIVAGRFDAGIRVGGKLEKDMVAVRLTPDLNMVAVASPDYLARWGTPKSPDELHQHKCINWRLQMDGRYYRWEFNKQGQRLEVAVEGSVVTNHADIGIAAALNGLGIAYHFERDGVGELLAQGRLVQVLADWSISRPGLFLYYPSRQHRPALLGAFIDCLLDRKPFDQL from the coding sequence ATGCGTGGATCCGATTTTGCTGAGCTAAAGGCATTCGTAGCGGTCGTAGAGCGTCAGAGCTTTGCCCGGGCGGCGGAGCATCTGGGCCTATCGCCTTCCGCCCTCAGCCAGACCATTCGACAGCTGGAAGGCCGCATCGGCGCGCGTCTTCTTAATCGCACAACCCGAAGTGTTGCGCCATCGGCAAGTGGCGAACTGCTCTATATGCGCATAGCTCCATTGTTTCGGGAGATGACAGATGCTGTCGCTGAAGTCAGTGAGGCAACGGGACAGGTGAGCGGCACACTGCGCATCAACACGCTGGGGATTGCAGCGAGAACTATCATTGCGCCCAGGCTTGCACGCTTCCATCAAGTACACCCAGACGTGATTCTCGACATAGTTGTCGACGACTCGCTGACTGATATTGTCGCTGGTCGCTTTGATGCGGGCATTCGCGTTGGTGGAAAGCTGGAGAAAGACATGGTTGCCGTCCGCCTCACACCAGACCTGAACATGGTTGCTGTAGCGTCCCCAGACTACCTCGCGCGTTGGGGAACACCGAAGTCACCTGACGAATTACATCAGCATAAATGCATAAACTGGCGGCTACAAATGGACGGTAGGTACTACCGCTGGGAGTTTAATAAGCAAGGACAACGACTGGAAGTTGCGGTGGAAGGCTCAGTCGTGACCAATCATGCAGACATCGGGATTGCTGCTGCGCTAAACGGGCTCGGCATCGCCTATCACTTTGAGCGAGACGGAGTGGGTGAGCTTTTGGCGCAGGGACGGTTAGTACAAGTACTCGCAGACTGGTCGATTTCCCGCCCTGGGTTGTTCCTCTACTATCCGAGCCGACAGCATAGACCGGCTCTGCTCGGTGCGTTCATCGACTGTCTATTGGACCGAAAACCCTTTGACCAACTTTAG
- a CDS encoding nuclear transport factor 2 family protein, translating into MSALTLPEPIAAYFAAEHNPEALARCFTAQAVMKDVGHTYRGINAIKTFMAEASAKYSATSVPFAIEREDGFQLVRANVTGNFPGSPIVLSYRFRLERGLIASLEITL; encoded by the coding sequence ATGTCTGCTTTAACTTTACCCGAACCAATTGCCGCGTATTTCGCTGCCGAACATAACCCTGAGGCCTTGGCACGTTGCTTCACGGCGCAAGCCGTCATGAAGGATGTCGGTCACACCTACAGGGGGATCAACGCCATCAAGACCTTTATGGCCGAGGCATCGGCCAAGTACAGTGCGACGAGCGTGCCGTTCGCCATTGAGCGGGAGGACGGCTTCCAACTCGTCCGCGCCAACGTCACCGGCAACTTCCCTGGCAGCCCGATCGTTTTGTCCTACCGCTTTCGCCTTGAACGCGGCCTGATAGCATCACTGGAGATAACACTATGA
- a CDS encoding SDR family oxidoreductase translates to MSFDLHLNGLRAVVTGGTLGLGAAVVKTLVEAGARVATSARTLPAQQVEGVTYVAADLSTAEGVSHLAQTVLQDWGGVDILINVLGGSKTPGGGFAAISDEHWFAELNLNLMPAVRLDRALLPTMLAQGSGVIIHVSSIQRVLPLPESTTAYAAAKGALTTYSKSLAREVTPKGVRVLSVAPGWIETEASVVFAKRMAAEAGTDYEGGKKLIMDWLGGIPVGRPAKPNEVADLIAFLASPRSASIAGAEYRIDGGTVPTL, encoded by the coding sequence ATGAGCTTCGACCTTCATCTGAATGGCCTGCGGGCAGTTGTAACCGGCGGCACGCTGGGCCTTGGCGCTGCAGTCGTGAAAACTCTTGTGGAGGCTGGAGCCCGGGTGGCGACATCCGCGCGCACTTTGCCAGCGCAGCAGGTAGAGGGGGTAACCTACGTAGCTGCCGATCTGTCGACGGCTGAAGGTGTGAGTCATCTTGCTCAGACCGTCCTGCAGGATTGGGGTGGTGTAGACATCTTGATCAATGTGCTTGGTGGCTCAAAGACTCCCGGTGGTGGTTTCGCTGCGATTAGTGATGAGCACTGGTTCGCCGAGTTGAATCTGAACCTGATGCCTGCCGTACGCTTGGATCGTGCACTTCTGCCAACAATGCTGGCTCAAGGCTCGGGTGTCATCATCCACGTTAGCTCCATCCAGCGCGTGTTGCCTCTGCCCGAGTCCACTACCGCGTACGCCGCGGCCAAAGGGGCGCTCACTACCTATAGCAAGTCACTGGCAAGAGAGGTGACGCCAAAGGGCGTTCGTGTGCTGAGCGTTGCTCCGGGGTGGATTGAGACCGAGGCTTCCGTAGTATTCGCAAAGCGGATGGCTGCCGAGGCCGGAACGGACTACGAGGGTGGCAAGAAACTCATTATGGACTGGCTGGGGGGGATCCCGGTAGGCCGACCAGCCAAGCCAAACGAGGTTGCCGATTTAATTGCCTTCCTGGCATCCCCACGATCCGCTTCTATCGCTGGGGCAGAGTATAGGATTGACGGCGGCACTGTTCCCACCTTGTAG
- the queF gene encoding NADPH-dependent 7-cyano-7-deazaguanine reductase QueF (Catalyzes the NADPH-dependent reduction of 7-cyano-7-deazaguanine (preQ0) to 7-aminomethyl-7-deazaguanine (preQ1) in queuosine biosynthesis), with the protein MTKIQTEVLAGLTLGQATAYIDHYSPELLQAVPRTLGRQAIGLGVELPFVGQDTWHGYELSWLTPKGKPMVALATFVVPFDTPNLIESKSFKLYLNSLNQTKFADISQLYRTMKTDLSACAGGPVQVTLHNVNELTAFQPTWLPGRCIDDLDIEVEHYDYKPELLQLNPSGTLVDEKLHSHLLKSNCLITSQPDWASVYIHYKGKAIDYASLLKYLISFRSHNEFHEQCVERIYLDLWKLCEPEFLMVYARYTRRGGLDINPLRSSEPCDQPNLRLTRQ; encoded by the coding sequence ATGACAAAAATACAAACTGAGGTGCTTGCTGGCTTAACTCTTGGCCAGGCCACTGCTTATATTGATCACTACAGTCCTGAATTATTGCAGGCGGTACCACGTACTTTAGGCCGTCAGGCTATAGGTTTAGGCGTAGAATTGCCTTTTGTTGGTCAGGACACCTGGCACGGCTACGAGCTGTCATGGCTGACTCCTAAAGGTAAACCTATGGTGGCGCTTGCTACTTTTGTGGTGCCTTTTGATACCCCTAATCTGATTGAGTCCAAATCATTTAAACTCTATTTAAACAGTTTAAATCAAACTAAGTTTGCTGATATCAGCCAGCTCTACCGCACTATGAAAACCGATTTATCAGCCTGTGCCGGTGGGCCTGTGCAAGTGACTTTGCATAACGTCAATGAGCTGACCGCCTTCCAGCCAACCTGGCTGCCTGGTCGTTGCATTGACGATTTGGATATTGAAGTTGAGCATTACGACTACAAACCAGAACTGCTGCAATTAAACCCTTCTGGCACTTTGGTAGACGAAAAGCTGCATTCGCATTTGCTGAAATCCAACTGCTTAATCACGTCCCAACCAGACTGGGCCAGTGTGTATATTCATTACAAAGGTAAGGCTATTGATTATGCATCCTTGCTGAAATACCTGATTAGTTTCAGAAGCCACAATGAATTTCACGAGCAATGCGTAGAGCGGATTTATCTGGATTTGTGGAAGCTGTGCGAACCAGAGTTTTTAATGGTCTACGCCCGCTACACCAGAAGAGGCGGTCTGGATATCAACCCACTACGCAGCAGCGAACCTTGTGACCAACCTAACTTACGCTTAACGCGGCAGTAA
- the syd gene encoding SecY-interacting protein, with protein sequence MPGQFHQQFAQFVESYQKQHPKLLSWLDPEQDSPCQYGDVVDGEVHWRPVKAEPALDLSKTQQALELRFPEQLSEFYTSYFGGGLKVCHDRGELELLMSWHQADFERLQQNIIAHILMKRRLKQRETVFIAATDHDDYLVSVLVATGEVYLEKVGMEVKELLAADLATFLQQLSF encoded by the coding sequence ATGCCGGGCCAATTCCATCAACAATTTGCACAATTTGTAGAGTCTTATCAAAAACAACATCCGAAACTTCTCAGTTGGCTTGACCCTGAGCAGGATTCTCCTTGTCAGTATGGTGATGTGGTGGACGGTGAAGTGCATTGGCGTCCGGTAAAAGCTGAACCCGCTTTGGATTTATCCAAAACCCAACAAGCGCTGGAACTGCGGTTCCCGGAGCAGTTGAGTGAGTTTTACACCAGCTATTTTGGTGGTGGTTTGAAGGTTTGTCATGACAGAGGTGAACTTGAGCTGTTGATGAGCTGGCATCAGGCTGATTTTGAACGGCTGCAGCAAAATATCATTGCGCATATTCTGATGAAAAGACGCTTAAAGCAGCGCGAAACCGTCTTTATTGCCGCCACTGATCACGACGATTATTTAGTCTCGGTATTAGTGGCGACAGGCGAAGTTTACTTAGAGAAAGTAGGGATGGAAGTCAAAGAGCTGCTGGCTGCTGATTTAGCTACTTTTTTACAGCAGTTGAGTTTCTGA